From a region of the Thiomicrorhabdus sp. genome:
- a CDS encoding aminodeoxychorismate/anthranilate synthase component II: MLLMIDNYDSFTYNIVQYFGELGQHVEVYRNDQIDLETIQTLNPEYLVISPGPCTPTEAGVSVEAIKHFAGKIPIMGVCLGHQSIGQAFGGDIVRAKEVMHGKTSPVYHKDLGMFAGLPNPVQTTRYHSLVIDQKTLPDCLEVTAWTQDANGEFDEIMGVRHKEYAIEGVQFHPESILTEQGHQMLKNFLEQNQTK; this comes from the coding sequence ATGTTATTAATGATTGATAATTACGACTCTTTTACCTACAACATCGTTCAATACTTTGGCGAGTTGGGGCAGCATGTTGAGGTTTACCGTAATGACCAAATTGATTTAGAAACCATCCAGACGTTAAATCCTGAATATTTAGTGATTTCGCCAGGTCCTTGCACGCCAACAGAAGCGGGTGTATCGGTTGAAGCGATTAAACACTTTGCGGGCAAAATTCCGATTATGGGTGTTTGCCTTGGGCATCAAAGTATTGGTCAGGCATTTGGTGGGGATATTGTTCGTGCTAAAGAAGTCATGCACGGTAAAACGTCTCCCGTTTACCATAAAGATTTAGGCATGTTTGCAGGCTTGCCAAACCCTGTACAAACTACCCGTTATCACTCGTTAGTGATTGATCAAAAAACCTTACCAGATTGTTTAGAAGTGACAGCTTGGACTCAAGACGCCAATGGTGAGTTTGATGAAATTATGGGTGTTCGTCATAAAGAGTATGCGATTGAAGGTGTGCAATTCCATCCAGAATCGATCTTGACCGAACAAGGTCATCAGATGTTAAAGAACTTTTTAGAGCAAAACCAAACAAAATAA
- the trpE gene encoding anthranilate synthase component I → MSNELFANLAKQGYNFAPLMRTVLSDYDTPLSVYHKLAKGPYSYLFESVQGGDKWGRYSIIGLPCRTRIEISGNQIKEICDGEVIQQQVADDPLAWIEAYQNQFKIYERPGMPVFNGGLVGYFGYDTVRYVEERLKNSTPAQDDIGAADIQLLVSKELVVFDNLSGQVHVIVNADLSNPNAYNDGVTRLDEIQAQLSVQMNVPTDLPSKDVLTESDFSSSFGEEPFKAAVAKIKEYILSGDAMQIVISQQMSVDYSASPIDLYRALRYLNPSPYMFFLDLDDMQIVGSSPEILVRLEDNQVTVRPIAGTRRRGLTPEKDAELEQDLLNDPKECAEHLMLIDLGRNDVGRIAQIGSVDLTEKMIVERYSHVMHIVSNVNAQAKPGMTAMDVLRATFPAGTVSGAPKIRAMEIIDELEPVKRGIYAGAVGYLGWHGNMDTAIAIRTAVIKDGKLFVQAGAGIVADSVPQSEWDETMNKGRAIFKAAQFVTEGMKTDNPDAGHR, encoded by the coding sequence ATGAGCAACGAACTTTTTGCCAATTTAGCCAAACAAGGTTACAACTTTGCGCCGCTTATGCGTACCGTTTTATCGGATTACGATACCCCGTTAAGTGTGTACCACAAGTTAGCTAAAGGCCCTTATTCATATTTATTTGAATCAGTACAGGGCGGCGATAAGTGGGGGCGCTATTCTATTATTGGTTTACCTTGCCGTACTCGTATAGAAATTTCTGGCAATCAAATCAAAGAAATTTGTGATGGCGAAGTCATACAACAACAAGTAGCAGATGACCCTCTAGCGTGGATTGAAGCCTATCAAAACCAGTTTAAAATTTATGAACGTCCAGGCATGCCTGTTTTTAATGGTGGTTTGGTAGGGTATTTTGGTTATGACACGGTTCGTTATGTTGAAGAGCGTTTAAAAAATAGTACGCCAGCCCAAGACGATATTGGTGCGGCAGATATCCAGCTGTTAGTTTCAAAAGAGCTTGTGGTGTTTGATAATTTAAGCGGTCAAGTTCATGTCATAGTGAATGCAGATCTCTCTAATCCTAACGCCTATAATGATGGCGTAACTCGATTAGATGAAATTCAAGCTCAGCTAAGTGTTCAAATGAATGTACCAACAGATTTGCCAAGCAAAGACGTTTTAACGGAATCTGATTTTTCATCGAGTTTTGGTGAAGAACCGTTTAAAGCCGCCGTAGCCAAAATTAAAGAGTACATTTTATCGGGTGATGCGATGCAAATTGTTATCTCTCAACAAATGTCGGTGGATTATTCTGCTTCGCCTATCGATTTATACCGGGCTTTACGTTATTTAAATCCATCACCGTACATGTTCTTTTTAGACTTGGATGATATGCAAATCGTCGGTTCATCACCAGAAATTTTAGTCCGTTTAGAAGATAATCAAGTGACTGTTCGTCCTATTGCAGGCACGCGCCGTCGCGGTTTAACGCCAGAAAAAGATGCTGAGCTGGAACAAGATTTATTAAACGACCCTAAAGAGTGTGCAGAACATTTAATGTTAATTGATTTAGGGCGTAATGATGTGGGGCGTATTGCCCAAATTGGATCAGTTGATTTAACTGAAAAAATGATTGTAGAGCGTTATTCTCACGTTATGCATATTGTTTCAAATGTTAATGCACAAGCCAAACCAGGTATGACGGCAATGGACGTTTTACGTGCCACATTCCCCGCGGGAACCGTTTCTGGTGCACCAAAAATTCGTGCTATGGAAATCATTGATGAGCTTGAACCAGTGAAACGTGGTATTTACGCTGGAGCAGTGGGCTATTTAGGTTGGCATGGCAATATGGATACCGCTATTGCGATACGTACAGCTGTGATTAAAGACGGCAAACTCTTTGTGCAAGCGGGTGCAGGCATAGTAGCAGACTCAGTCCCCCAATCTGAGTGGGATGAGACCATGAATAAAGGTCGTGCTATATTTAAAGCAGCTCAGTTTGTTACTGAAGGTATGAAAACCGATAACCCTGATGCAGGACATCGTTAA